The DNA region TCCGCCCGTGACCAGCGAGATCACCCTCTTCGTCAATCCCACCGCGGGCCGCGGCCGGGGCGCGCACGCCGCGCAGCCGGCCGCCGCCGCCCTGCGCGCCGCCGGATTCTCCGTACGGACCGTCATCGGCGAGGACGCCGGGGACGCGCTGCGCCGGGCCAGGGCCGCCGTGGACGGGGGCACCGGCGCCCTGATAGCCGTCGGCGGCGACGGCATGGCGAGCCTCGCCCTCCAGGCCGTCGCCGGGACCCGCACCCCGCTCGGGGTGATCGCCGTGGGCACCGGCAACGACTTCGCGCGTGCCCTCGGCCTGCCCGTGCGGGACCCCGCCGCGGCGGGCGCCCTCGTCGCCGCGGCCCTGAAGGAGGAGCGGATCCGGGACGTCGACCTCGGACGGGTCGGCGCGACCTGGTTCGGGACGGTGCTCGCCTCCGGGTTCGACTCGCGGGTCAACGACCGCGGCAACCGCATGCGCTGGCCCACCGGACGGTTCAAGTACGACCTGGCGATGCTCGCCGAACTGGCCGCCTTCAAGCCGGTTCCGTACCGCGTCACGCTGGACGACGGCGCCGTCCACGAGGTCGACGCCACCCTGGTGGCGATCGGCAACGGCACGTCGTACGGCGGCGGCATGCGGATCTGCGCCGGGGCCGACATGAGCGACGGGCTCTTCGACGTCACCGTCGTCGGCGACTGCAGCCGCACCACGCTCCTGAAGGTCTTTCCGCGGGTCTACAAGGGCACGCATCTGGGCCACCCGAAGGTCACCGTGCACCGGGCCGCGAAGGTGCGGATCGAGGCGGCCGGCACCACCGGGTACGCGGACGGGGAGCGCCTCGGGGAGCTGCCGCTGACCGCCGTCTGTGTGCCGGGGGCGGTGCGCGTCCTCGGGCCGTGAGCCGTCCCGGGCGCCCGCGCCTCACCCGCCGCACCCCCGCCACCTGCGGATTCATCCCGGTCCCGATAATGATCGTCCGTTGTCAGTGGTGCCCGGTAGGCTCGAAAGCACGATGACAGAGGACCTCTCACCGGCCGAGCGGTATGCGGCGGCGCGTCAGCGTGCCGCCGAGCAGGCCACCGCACTCGCGTCCTTCCGCGAGATGTACGAATTCGGCCTCGACCCCTTCCAGATCGAGGCGTGCCAGGCGCTCGAAGCCGGGAAGGGCGTGCTCGTGGCCGCCCCCACGGGCTCCGGCAAGACGATCGTCGGCGAGTTCGCCGTGCACCTCGCTCTCCAGCAGGGCAAGAAGTGTTTCTACACCACGCCGATCAAGGCGCTCTCCAACCAGAAGTACGCGGACCTCGCCAAGCGCTACGGCGCGGACAAGGTCGGCCTGCTCACGGGCGACAACAGCGTCAACTCCGAGGCACCGGTGGTCGTGATGACCACCGAGGTCCTGCGGAACATGCTGTACGCGGGCTCCCAGTCCCTGCGCGGCCTCGGCCATGTGGTCATGGACGAGGTGCACTACCTCTCCGACCGCTTCCGCGGCGCCGTCTGGGAAGAAGTGATCATTCACCTCCCGGAGTCGGTCACGCTGGTGTCGCTCTCGGCCACCGTCTCGAACGCGGAGGAGTTCGGGGACTGGCTGGACACGGTCCGCGGTGACACCGAAGTGATCGTTTCCGAGCACCGCCCCGTGCCGCTGTTCCAGCACGTGCTCGCGGGCCGCCGGATGTACGACCTCTTCGAGGAGGGCGAGGGCCAGCGCAAGGCGGTCAACCCGGACCTGACCCGGATGGCCCGTCTGGAGGCCAGCCGGTCCTACAACCCGCGGGACCGCCGCAAGGGCAAGATGGTCCGCGAGGCCGACCGCGAGCGCGAGCGCCGGTCGCGGTCACGGATCTGGACCCCGGCCCGCCCCGAGGTCATCGAGCGCCTGGACGCCGAGGACCTGCTCCCCGCCATCACGTTCATCTTCAGCCGCGCGGGCTGCGAGGCCGCTGTGCAGCAGTGTCTGTACGCGGGACTGCGGCTGAACGACGACGAGGCGCGCCTGCGGGTGCGTGAACTCGTCGAGGAGCGCACCGAGTCCATCCCGAACGAGGACCTGCACGTCCTTGGCTACTACGAATGGCTCGAGGGCCTGGAGCGCGGCATCGCCGCCCACCACGCGGGCATGCTGCCGACCTTCAAGGAGGTCGTGGAGGAGCTGTTCGTGCGCGGCCTGGTGAAGGCCGTGTTCGCCACCGAGACCCTCGCGCTCGGCATCAACATGCCCGCGCGCAGCGTGGTCCTGGAAAAGCTCGTGAAGTGGAACGGCGAACAGCACGCCGACATCACCCCGGGCGAGTACACCCAGCTGACCGGCCGCGCCGGCCGCCGCGGCATCGACGTCGAGGGCCACGCGGTCGTCCTGTGGCAGCGCGCCATGAGCCCCGAGCACCTGGCGGGCCTCGCGGGCACCCGCACCTACCCCCTGCGCTCCAGCTTCAAGCCGTCGTACAACATGGCGGTGAACCTGGTCGAGCAGTTCGGGCGGCACCGCTCGCGCGAGCTGCTCGAGACGTCCTTCGCGCAGTTCCAGGCCGACAAGTCGGTCGTCGGGATCTCCCGGCAGGTGCAGAAGAACGAAGAGGGTCTCGAGGGCTATCACGCCTCGATGACCTGCCACCTCGGGGACTTCGAGGAGTACGCGCGGCTGCGCCGCGAGCTGAAGGACCGCGAGAACGAACTGGCCAAGCAGGGCGCCAACCAGCGCAGGGCCGCCGCCGCGGCCGCGCTGGAGAAGCTCAAGCCGGGCGACGTGATCCACGTGCCGACCGGGAAGTACGCGGGCCTCGCGCTCGTGCTCGACCCCGGGCTGCCCGCGGGCCGGGCCAACGGCCACCGCGGCTTCGAGCACCAGGACGGGCCGCGCCCGCTGGTGCTCACCGCCGAGCGGCAGGTCAAGCGGCTCGCGTCGATGGACTTCCCGGTGCCCGTCGAGGC from Streptomyces flavofungini includes:
- a CDS encoding diacylglycerol kinase yields the protein MTSEITLFVNPTAGRGRGAHAAQPAAAALRAAGFSVRTVIGEDAGDALRRARAAVDGGTGALIAVGGDGMASLALQAVAGTRTPLGVIAVGTGNDFARALGLPVRDPAAAGALVAAALKEERIRDVDLGRVGATWFGTVLASGFDSRVNDRGNRMRWPTGRFKYDLAMLAELAAFKPVPYRVTLDDGAVHEVDATLVAIGNGTSYGGGMRICAGADMSDGLFDVTVVGDCSRTTLLKVFPRVYKGTHLGHPKVTVHRAAKVRIEAAGTTGYADGERLGELPLTAVCVPGAVRVLGP
- a CDS encoding DEAD/DEAH box helicase, yielding MTEDLSPAERYAAARQRAAEQATALASFREMYEFGLDPFQIEACQALEAGKGVLVAAPTGSGKTIVGEFAVHLALQQGKKCFYTTPIKALSNQKYADLAKRYGADKVGLLTGDNSVNSEAPVVVMTTEVLRNMLYAGSQSLRGLGHVVMDEVHYLSDRFRGAVWEEVIIHLPESVTLVSLSATVSNAEEFGDWLDTVRGDTEVIVSEHRPVPLFQHVLAGRRMYDLFEEGEGQRKAVNPDLTRMARLEASRSYNPRDRRKGKMVREADRERERRSRSRIWTPARPEVIERLDAEDLLPAITFIFSRAGCEAAVQQCLYAGLRLNDDEARLRVRELVEERTESIPNEDLHVLGYYEWLEGLERGIAAHHAGMLPTFKEVVEELFVRGLVKAVFATETLALGINMPARSVVLEKLVKWNGEQHADITPGEYTQLTGRAGRRGIDVEGHAVVLWQRAMSPEHLAGLAGTRTYPLRSSFKPSYNMAVNLVEQFGRHRSRELLETSFAQFQADKSVVGISRQVQKNEEGLEGYHASMTCHLGDFEEYARLRRELKDRENELAKQGANQRRAAAAAALEKLKPGDVIHVPTGKYAGLALVLDPGLPAGRANGHRGFEHQDGPRPLVLTAERQVKRLASMDFPVPVEAVERMRIPKSFNARSPQSRRDLASALRTKAGHIVPERHRKGRAAAADDREISRLRAALRAHPCHGCDEREDHARWAERYYRLRRDTQQLERRIEGRTNTIARTFDRIVALLTELDYLRGDEVTEHGKRLARLYGELDLLASECLRARVWEGLGPAELAACVSALVYEARVGDDALAPKLPAGGAKAALGEMVRIWGRLDALEEEFKISQAEGVGQREPDLGFAWAAYMWASGKGLDEVLREAEMPAGDFVRWCKQVIDVLGQISAAAPREDSTVGKNARKAVEQLLRGVVAYSSVG